The Brevibacillus brevis genome contains a region encoding:
- a CDS encoding thymidylate synthase codes for MKQYLDLCQRILDEGVTKEDRTGTGTTSVFGHQMRFDLSEGFPMVTTKKLHMKSIIHELLWFLSGDTNIRYLQENGVRIWNEWADENGDLGPVYGSQWRSFTGRDGKTVDQIQWVIDEIKRNPDSRRLIVSAWNPAELDKMALPPCHLLFQFYVANGKLSCQLYQRSGDTFLGVPFNIASYALLTHMVAHVTGLEVGDFVHTIGDAHLYLNHIEQVKLQLTREPKPLPKLVLNPEVTSIFDFKYEDIEIVGYESHPHIKGEVAV; via the coding sequence ATGAAACAATACCTGGATTTGTGCCAGCGCATTTTAGATGAAGGTGTCACAAAAGAGGATCGGACAGGCACCGGAACGACCAGTGTTTTTGGGCATCAGATGCGTTTTGACCTGAGTGAAGGCTTTCCCATGGTCACGACGAAAAAGCTGCATATGAAATCGATCATCCACGAATTGCTCTGGTTTTTATCAGGCGATACCAATATCCGCTACTTGCAGGAAAACGGCGTGCGGATTTGGAACGAATGGGCGGATGAAAACGGAGATTTGGGCCCGGTTTACGGAAGCCAATGGCGTTCCTTTACTGGACGCGACGGCAAAACAGTGGACCAGATTCAATGGGTCATTGATGAGATCAAACGCAATCCGGACTCTCGCCGCTTGATCGTTAGCGCGTGGAATCCGGCTGAATTGGACAAGATGGCTTTGCCGCCTTGTCACCTGCTGTTCCAGTTTTACGTAGCGAATGGCAAGTTGTCCTGCCAGCTGTATCAACGCAGTGGCGACACATTTTTGGGGGTGCCGTTTAATATCGCTTCCTACGCTTTGCTGACGCATATGGTGGCGCATGTCACCGGGCTTGAAGTGGGCGATTTTGTTCATACAATCGGAGATGCTCATCTGTATCTCAACCATATCGAGCAGGTCAAGCTCCAGCTCACTCGTGAGCCGAAACCGCTGCCGAAGCTTGTGCTCAATCCAGAAGTGACTTCGATTTTTGACTTCAAATACGAAGATATTGAAATCGTCGGCTACGAATCCCATCCGCATATCAAAGGCGAGGTGGCCGTATGA
- a CDS encoding dihydrofolate reductase, with amino-acid sequence MISLIVAYARNQVIGKDGDMPWHLPADLKNVKELTTGKTIVMGRKTFESIGKPLPNRKNVVLTRSQDFHPEGVDVVHTKKEVLAMGDVIIFGGSEIYRQFLDVVDRLYITEIDLETEGDTFFPAWDRDAYTLVDKREGIVDENNVHPHAFYVYERKN; translated from the coding sequence ATGATCAGCCTGATTGTTGCCTATGCCCGCAACCAAGTCATCGGAAAAGATGGCGACATGCCGTGGCACCTTCCTGCCGACTTGAAAAATGTGAAGGAATTAACGACAGGCAAAACGATCGTAATGGGACGCAAAACGTTCGAGTCGATCGGCAAGCCGCTGCCTAACCGAAAGAATGTCGTCCTGACACGTAGTCAGGACTTTCACCCTGAAGGCGTAGATGTCGTCCATACGAAGAAAGAAGTGCTCGCTATGGGCGATGTCATTATCTTTGGCGGCTCGGAAATTTATCGCCAGTTTCTCGATGTCGTTGATCGACTGTACATTACGGAGATCGATTTGGAAACAGAGGGAGATACGTTTTTCCCAGCATGGGATCGTGATGCTTACACCTTGGTGGACAAACGTGAGGGTATCGTGGATGAGAATAACGTGCATCCGCATGCGTTTTACGTGTATGAGCGAAAAAATTAG
- a CDS encoding AAA family ATPase → MAKLKIDATKLNIFTTNGLFSTSANFTDGLNILRAKNSTGKSSFMNAILYALGIEELLGGTNGKTMKPVLREEVAFEGNKYKVIESNVQLQISNSKGKTITVTRWITTSTRDEKLVEVQFGPTLTENGLYESKDYYVHMPGSASNEAGFHLFLADFIDWELPLVPAFEGKDRILYIQSLFPLFFVEQIKGWSSFYAPPSTNYGIRDISTRAIEFLLGLDVLQNSKLKEEMKIKKLLITQEWASLVNSIKEKANSVGATIQNLSEKPEILSTFHVLVYNDDQNLVSISSRILMLKEHLYGKANIIKSIQEVEREHEIRINEVEERVLFLQNESNVIRREIHSEQINKEALEYNIIQLKHDLKTNQDAQRLYNLGSSQNSLIARKVCPTCNQSIHDTLLPQDIDLQPMSLEENISYIKEQLAALEFGISQSRSVIESKNKKLLVINGHLEEERRKLRTLKHELREDPRMLSNVDVEETLNLKWKIRQLEEVEVSIENLSAKLDELKNDWQQYCTKLNKIPEEFFSELDKSKLITLEKQFIYYLSEFGYSSTSLTDISISRDKYTPVVKGFDIKFDSSASDYVRLIWAFTLALEYVTHQHGGNHPNLILMDEPGQQQMNYASIGKLFESLSKLGGQSIIASSLSTEEINTLTKNINKRVIDLGNDYIIKPVGSKE, encoded by the coding sequence ATGGCTAAATTAAAAATTGATGCAACTAAATTAAATATTTTTACCACTAACGGGTTATTTAGTACCTCGGCTAATTTTACAGATGGTTTAAATATATTGAGAGCAAAAAATTCAACAGGGAAAAGTTCTTTTATGAATGCCATCTTATATGCATTAGGGATTGAAGAACTACTTGGAGGTACAAACGGGAAAACGATGAAACCCGTGCTTCGCGAAGAGGTGGCTTTCGAAGGAAATAAATATAAAGTTATTGAATCAAACGTCCAATTACAAATTTCCAATTCAAAGGGTAAAACTATTACTGTTACAAGATGGATTACAACATCTACAAGGGATGAGAAACTTGTTGAGGTTCAATTTGGACCAACACTTACTGAAAATGGTCTTTATGAGTCGAAAGATTATTATGTTCACATGCCAGGTTCTGCTTCAAATGAAGCTGGATTCCATTTATTCTTAGCTGATTTTATTGATTGGGAATTACCTCTGGTGCCTGCATTTGAGGGGAAAGATCGAATATTATATATTCAAAGTTTATTCCCGTTATTTTTTGTAGAACAGATCAAAGGATGGAGTTCTTTTTATGCTCCTCCATCAACTAATTACGGAATCAGGGATATATCAACAAGAGCAATCGAGTTTTTACTTGGACTGGATGTTTTACAAAATAGTAAATTGAAAGAAGAAATGAAAATAAAGAAATTGTTAATTACTCAGGAATGGGCTAGCTTAGTAAATTCGATTAAAGAAAAAGCAAATTCTGTTGGAGCAACCATTCAAAATCTTTCTGAAAAACCTGAGATACTCTCAACTTTTCATGTGCTTGTTTATAATGATGATCAGAATCTTGTCAGTATTTCGTCCAGAATTTTAATGCTTAAGGAGCATTTATATGGAAAGGCCAATATTATTAAAAGCATACAAGAAGTCGAAAGAGAACATGAGATAAGAATTAATGAGGTCGAAGAAAGAGTTTTATTTCTACAAAACGAATCAAATGTTATCAGAAGAGAAATACATTCAGAACAAATAAATAAGGAAGCACTTGAATATAATATTATTCAATTAAAGCATGATTTAAAAACTAATCAAGATGCGCAACGTTTATATAATCTTGGCTCAAGTCAAAACTCCTTGATTGCAAGAAAGGTATGCCCTACATGTAATCAAAGCATACATGATACTCTGCTACCTCAAGACATTGACTTACAACCAATGAGCTTAGAAGAAAATATAAGCTATATTAAAGAGCAATTGGCTGCTTTAGAATTTGGAATAAGTCAATCTAGAAGTGTGATTGAATCAAAAAATAAAAAGCTCCTGGTCATTAATGGTCATCTTGAGGAAGAAAGACGGAAACTGAGAACCTTGAAACATGAACTAAGAGAAGATCCAAGGATGTTATCTAACGTTGATGTTGAAGAGACCTTAAATCTCAAATGGAAGATTAGGCAGCTAGAAGAAGTTGAGGTAAGTATAGAAAATTTATCTGCAAAACTTGATGAGTTAAAGAACGATTGGCAACAATATTGCACTAAATTAAATAAAATTCCAGAAGAGTTCTTTTCAGAATTGGATAAATCAAAATTGATCACGCTAGAAAAGCAATTCATATATTACTTGTCTGAATTTGGATATAGCAGCACTTCGCTAACTGATATTTCCATATCCAGAGATAAATATACACCTGTAGTAAAGGGTTTTGATATTAAATTTGATTCATCTGCAAGTGATTATGTAAGATTAATTTGGGCTTTTACTCTTGCGCTTGAATATGTAACTCATCAACATGGTGGAAATCATCCGAACCTAATTTTAATGGATGAGCCTGGACAGCAGCAAATGAATTATGCAAGCATAGGGAAATTGTTTGAATCATTATCTAAACTTGGTGGGCAAAGTATAATAGCATCTTCACTATCGACTGAAGAGATAAACACATTAACAAAAAATATAAATAAAAGAGTTATTGATCTTGGTAATGACTATATCATTAAGCCTGTCGGTTCAAAAGAATAG
- a CDS encoding histidinol phosphate phosphatase domain-containing protein produces the protein MKVDFHVHLEEGPYSLDWLLRQAESLRPLVEHAEVKGSRKWVSILTNGLAERLQQGPYSRDWLELYRLRAKQAGIQQVCVVEHLYRFLEYRSYYEQHVHIGSDRLGTAQRRWLSQVANDSLDSFVIFLQKERLRWAEDGMELRVGIELDYFSGGEETLRHVINQYPWDVCIGSVHFLEGWGYPIQDARERFGRQELIGLYSLYFDTLEQAIESQLFDVIAHIDGIKAFGVRPEETALLPYYQRVARALGRRGIATEINTGYGLASQLREFSPSYRFLEILFQNEVPITLASSANAPDQVGQQLDEARAQLKRAGYTSFAVFEKRSRSMLALD, from the coding sequence ATGAAGGTAGACTTTCACGTTCATCTGGAGGAAGGGCCGTATTCGCTGGACTGGTTGCTCAGGCAAGCGGAATCATTGCGCCCCCTTGTGGAGCATGCCGAAGTGAAGGGGAGCCGAAAATGGGTAAGTATACTGACCAATGGGTTGGCAGAACGTCTTCAACAAGGCCCGTATTCACGGGATTGGCTTGAGTTGTATCGATTACGTGCCAAACAGGCGGGGATTCAGCAAGTTTGCGTGGTCGAGCACTTATACCGTTTTCTTGAGTATCGGTCGTACTACGAACAGCATGTGCACATCGGCTCTGATCGCTTGGGGACAGCGCAGCGCAGATGGCTGAGTCAGGTCGCAAACGACTCCCTGGACAGCTTTGTTATTTTCCTGCAAAAAGAGCGGCTTCGTTGGGCGGAGGATGGAATGGAGCTGCGTGTCGGGATTGAACTGGATTATTTTTCAGGTGGAGAAGAGACATTGCGGCATGTCATCAATCAATATCCTTGGGATGTGTGCATAGGGTCCGTGCATTTTCTGGAAGGCTGGGGCTATCCGATCCAGGATGCACGAGAACGCTTTGGAAGACAGGAGTTAATCGGATTGTACAGCCTTTATTTTGATACGCTGGAGCAGGCGATCGAATCGCAACTATTCGATGTCATTGCTCATATCGATGGCATCAAAGCGTTTGGTGTGCGACCGGAAGAAACTGCACTATTGCCATATTATCAGCGTGTGGCCCGAGCTCTTGGACGCAGGGGGATTGCGACGGAAATCAATACAGGCTACGGCCTGGCGAGTCAGCTCCGGGAATTTTCGCCCAGCTATCGTTTTCTGGAAATTCTGTTCCAGAATGAGGTGCCCATCACCTTGGCGTCTAGCGCTAATGCACCTGATCAAGTCGGTCAGCAGTTGGACGAGGCTCGAGCGCAGTTGAAACGGGCAGGCTATACGAGCTTTGCCGTTTTTGAAAAACGAAGCCGCAGCATGCTCGCTCTGGATTAG
- a CDS encoding M20 metallopeptidase family protein has product MALQEQLKELLKEMEPQMISWRRHLHQHPELSFQEEKTPALIAEILRGLHFDEVRTGVGGRGVIGVLRGGRPGKVVALRADFDALPIQDQKEVPYKSTVPGVMHACGHDAHTSQLLGLASVLAAHREQFAGEIRFVFQHAEEENPGGATQMVQDGAVDGVDAIFGVHLWSMFPVGKVYISAGPLMANTDDFSIEIKGRGGHGAVPEETVDSIVIGSQIVGHLQTIASRNVSPLESVVVTVGTFHGGDSTNIIADSCRLTGTVRTFLPDVRDRAEQRLAEIAEGTAAMMGGSATVVYDRGYPAVINHEKETAIAQEAALAAFGAGRVESMKPLMGGEDFSYYLEKVPGAYLFVGAGNPEKLATYPHHHPRFDIDEDAMLIAGELLGRTALHYLETQ; this is encoded by the coding sequence ATGGCCTTGCAGGAACAATTAAAAGAGCTACTAAAAGAGATGGAACCGCAAATGATTAGCTGGAGGCGTCATCTGCACCAGCATCCCGAGCTTTCCTTTCAAGAGGAGAAGACTCCGGCCCTCATTGCCGAAATATTGAGAGGACTTCACTTCGATGAGGTTCGCACAGGAGTTGGCGGTAGAGGAGTCATCGGCGTTTTGCGCGGAGGGCGCCCGGGTAAGGTCGTTGCGTTGCGTGCGGATTTTGACGCGCTGCCGATTCAAGATCAAAAAGAAGTGCCGTATAAATCTACCGTACCTGGCGTCATGCATGCGTGTGGACATGATGCGCACACTTCCCAGCTACTAGGACTCGCTTCTGTTTTGGCAGCACATCGTGAGCAGTTTGCCGGTGAAATTCGCTTTGTCTTTCAGCATGCGGAAGAGGAAAATCCAGGCGGAGCTACCCAAATGGTTCAGGATGGTGCTGTAGATGGCGTCGATGCGATCTTTGGCGTTCATCTTTGGTCGATGTTCCCAGTAGGGAAGGTATACATTAGTGCAGGTCCGCTCATGGCGAATACGGACGACTTTTCTATCGAGATCAAAGGAAGAGGGGGACACGGCGCTGTTCCAGAAGAAACCGTCGACTCCATTGTGATCGGTTCCCAAATCGTCGGTCATCTGCAAACGATTGCCAGCCGCAACGTCAGCCCGTTGGAAAGTGTGGTCGTGACCGTGGGGACGTTCCACGGCGGAGATAGTACGAACATCATCGCAGATAGCTGTCGTTTGACAGGGACTGTCCGCACCTTTTTGCCAGACGTCCGCGATCGTGCGGAGCAGCGCCTGGCAGAAATTGCGGAGGGGACAGCTGCCATGATGGGAGGCAGCGCTACAGTTGTCTACGATCGAGGGTATCCAGCCGTCATTAACCATGAAAAAGAAACAGCGATCGCACAGGAAGCAGCCCTTGCCGCATTTGGAGCTGGTCGTGTGGAATCGATGAAGCCGTTGATGGGTGGCGAGGACTTTTCTTATTACTTGGAAAAGGTGCCCGGCGCTTACTTGTTCGTAGGGGCAGGCAATCCGGAAAAACTGGCGACATATCCCCATCATCATCCCCGTTTTGATATCGACGAGGATGCCATGCTGATCGCAGGCGAGCTCTTGGGACGAACAGCGCTGCACTATTTGGAAACACAGTAA
- a CDS encoding YheC/YheD family endospore coat-associated protein, whose product MRKRIGVLTYRGESGFVEPGYLRRLVKEGREMGAEVFLFTPQDVRFEEKRINGYVPDGTKWRRERFSWPDIVIDRYRYYPLPKHRAYLPFRKQDWFRYANNRFSNKYVVHQILIQDPELQRWLPETLPYERKTLASMLANHRQVYLKPTNGTGGRSILRVEKRAGRYLLHGRTKQQAKSCEKLATLTEVCDRLEHWMKNEKSGNEQFFLQQGLRLSLVPKRTVDARLLVQKDGTGQWCLTGMGIRVGPIQSSTSNLHGGGTALPAVSFLVKRFGQEVAERIVLECKELAIKTVTRIEEHFGLMMEFGFDLGIDVHGKVWIIEINPKPGREIFKQMRQHKRYAMAVRRPLEYALYLVNKNNSPD is encoded by the coding sequence GTGAGAAAACGGATAGGCGTACTGACCTACCGAGGAGAATCAGGCTTTGTCGAGCCCGGCTATTTGCGAAGGCTGGTTAAGGAAGGAAGAGAAATGGGGGCAGAGGTTTTTTTATTTACCCCACAAGATGTCCGTTTTGAAGAAAAGCGGATCAACGGTTATGTACCAGATGGCACGAAGTGGAGACGAGAGCGTTTTTCCTGGCCCGACATCGTCATTGATCGTTATCGCTACTATCCATTGCCCAAGCATCGTGCCTATTTGCCATTTCGCAAACAAGACTGGTTTCGTTATGCGAATAACCGCTTCTCGAACAAATATGTCGTTCATCAGATTTTGATACAAGATCCGGAGCTACAGCGCTGGCTTCCCGAAACACTCCCCTACGAGAGAAAAACGCTTGCCTCTATGCTTGCCAATCATCGTCAGGTTTATCTCAAGCCGACAAACGGCACAGGAGGCAGAAGCATACTGCGTGTGGAGAAACGAGCAGGTCGCTACCTTTTGCATGGCAGGACCAAGCAGCAAGCCAAAAGCTGCGAAAAACTGGCGACGCTCACAGAGGTGTGCGATCGGCTTGAGCATTGGATGAAGAATGAGAAGAGCGGAAACGAGCAGTTTTTTCTTCAGCAGGGGCTTCGGTTGTCACTGGTTCCCAAACGAACAGTAGATGCTCGGCTACTCGTGCAAAAGGACGGGACGGGTCAATGGTGTTTGACCGGGATGGGCATTCGTGTTGGGCCGATACAATCGTCCACCTCGAATTTGCATGGGGGAGGAACAGCTTTGCCTGCTGTTTCCTTTTTGGTCAAACGATTTGGTCAGGAAGTGGCAGAGCGGATCGTGCTGGAATGCAAGGAGCTCGCGATCAAGACTGTCACACGCATTGAAGAGCATTTTGGACTGATGATGGAGTTTGGTTTTGACCTGGGGATTGATGTTCACGGGAAGGTTTGGATTATCGAAATCAATCCGAAGCCAGGCAGAGAAATTTTCAAGCAAATGCGTCAGCACAAGCGCTATGCGATGGCGGTTAGACGGCCGCTGGAGTACGCGCTGTATCTCGTTAATAAAAATAATTCACCTGACTAA
- a CDS encoding alpha/beta hydrolase, producing the protein MQKQSFSIALDEELTLRGDIHSEEAAGSAQPLLLFCHGFKGFKDWGSFPYVADELAKQGITTIRFNFSCNGVGESLTEFDELEKFGRNTYARELADLQALTERILSGELPVPDYVDKTKLYVLGHSKGGGDAILFGANNPHVAGIVTWNGIAHVDLFDERLRRQIEETGVGYIANARTGQDMPITRVVIEDVDNNRQKYDILELVSTMEQPLCIITGEKDYVRLVEGAKRIHEVAKNSELHWIEGGDHTFNTRHPFAGTSAPLEDAIKQTVAFVRTPRT; encoded by the coding sequence ATGCAAAAGCAATCATTTTCCATCGCACTCGACGAGGAGTTGACGCTGCGCGGAGACATTCATTCAGAGGAAGCAGCAGGTTCAGCGCAGCCGCTGCTGCTATTTTGCCATGGCTTCAAAGGCTTCAAGGATTGGGGAAGCTTTCCGTACGTAGCCGATGAGCTGGCCAAGCAAGGCATTACCACGATTCGCTTTAATTTTAGCTGCAATGGCGTAGGGGAGAGCTTGACGGAGTTCGACGAGCTGGAGAAATTCGGACGCAATACGTATGCCCGCGAACTTGCCGATCTGCAAGCCTTGACGGAACGGATTTTGTCAGGTGAGCTTCCTGTCCCCGATTATGTGGACAAAACGAAGCTGTATGTATTGGGACACAGCAAGGGCGGCGGTGACGCGATTTTATTCGGAGCAAACAACCCGCATGTGGCAGGGATTGTGACCTGGAACGGAATCGCTCATGTCGATTTGTTCGACGAGAGGCTGCGCCGACAAATAGAAGAGACAGGCGTTGGATACATAGCGAATGCACGAACCGGTCAAGATATGCCAATCACGAGAGTCGTGATCGAGGACGTGGACAACAATCGCCAAAAATACGATATTTTGGAACTTGTTTCTACGATGGAGCAACCACTGTGCATCATCACAGGAGAAAAAGATTATGTCCGTCTGGTAGAGGGTGCAAAAAGAATTCATGAGGTCGCCAAAAACAGCGAGCTGCACTGGATAGAAGGCGGCGATCATACATTTAACACGCGTCATCCGTTTGCGGGAACATCGGCTCCGCTCGAAGATGCGATCAAGCAAACCGTCGCATTTGTCCGCACCCCACGGACATAG
- the cimA gene encoding citramalate synthase, protein MNSKVYLYDTTLRDGTQGEGISLSVEDKIKIALRLDQFGIDFIEGGWPGSNPKDMAFFERIREISLQHAKVTAFGSTCRPNVAARDDDNLQALILSGASAAAIFGKSWDLHVTDALKTTLEENVRMVADSVAFLKENGLTTLFLAEHFFDGYKANPRYALRVLEAAEEAGADWIVLCDTNGGTLPHEVYDIVKTTVGHLRTPVGIHPHNDSGVAVANALAAIQAGAKQVQGTINGIGERCGNVNLISVVPNLQLKLGYQCVRTDQLQELTQLSRYVAEIANMTMPNNQPFVGYSAFAHKGGIHVSAVMRDPKTYEHIEPENIGNKRRVLVSELAGQSNLLAKMEELEIDLSLDREKAREIITHIKEREFQGYQYEGAEASLTLMLLEASGKLKNLFKLDSFKIMLEKAAVQSITSEATVKLRVNGESVHTAADGNGPVNALDNAMRKALEGYYPCIAKMQLEDYKVRVLDENGATAAKVRVLIESSSNGEKWSTVGVSTNVIEASWEALADSIRYLLWKEGCEEVGSLASSGTRVGIVNH, encoded by the coding sequence ATGAATAGCAAGGTGTATCTGTATGATACGACCCTGCGAGATGGTACGCAGGGAGAGGGGATCAGCCTGTCGGTAGAAGACAAGATAAAGATCGCACTGCGGCTGGATCAGTTTGGTATCGATTTTATTGAAGGCGGTTGGCCGGGCAGCAATCCGAAGGACATGGCTTTTTTTGAGCGTATCCGGGAAATTTCGCTGCAACATGCAAAGGTAACGGCTTTTGGCAGTACCTGTAGACCGAATGTAGCAGCGCGGGATGATGACAATCTGCAAGCGTTGATCTTAAGCGGAGCTTCGGCGGCGGCGATCTTCGGGAAATCGTGGGACTTGCACGTGACGGATGCTCTCAAGACGACATTGGAAGAAAACGTGCGCATGGTCGCTGATTCGGTCGCATTTTTAAAAGAAAACGGACTGACGACTCTCTTTTTGGCCGAGCATTTCTTCGATGGGTACAAGGCGAATCCGCGCTACGCATTGCGGGTGCTGGAAGCGGCAGAAGAAGCTGGAGCTGACTGGATTGTTCTCTGTGATACAAACGGCGGGACACTGCCGCATGAAGTTTATGATATTGTCAAAACGACTGTGGGCCATCTGCGGACGCCTGTAGGCATTCATCCGCATAATGACAGCGGAGTGGCGGTTGCCAATGCGTTAGCTGCCATTCAGGCTGGCGCAAAGCAAGTTCAAGGAACCATTAATGGAATCGGCGAGCGCTGCGGAAACGTCAACCTGATTTCTGTAGTTCCGAATTTGCAGCTCAAGCTGGGCTATCAATGTGTGAGGACTGATCAATTGCAGGAGCTGACACAGCTGTCGCGCTATGTCGCGGAAATTGCCAACATGACGATGCCGAACAACCAGCCGTTTGTCGGGTATAGTGCTTTTGCTCACAAGGGCGGTATTCACGTAAGCGCCGTTATGCGCGACCCGAAAACGTACGAGCACATCGAGCCGGAAAACATCGGCAACAAACGTCGCGTACTCGTCTCAGAGCTCGCTGGTCAAAGCAATCTGCTCGCCAAAATGGAAGAGCTCGAGATCGATCTGTCGCTGGATCGGGAAAAGGCGAGAGAAATCATTACACACATCAAAGAGCGCGAATTCCAAGGCTATCAATACGAGGGAGCAGAGGCTTCGCTCACGCTGATGCTCTTAGAAGCCTCCGGCAAGCTGAAAAACCTGTTCAAGCTCGACTCCTTCAAGATCATGCTGGAAAAGGCAGCCGTCCAATCGATCACGTCGGAGGCGACTGTAAAGCTGCGTGTGAACGGGGAGTCTGTCCATACGGCGGCTGATGGCAATGGTCCGGTCAACGCGCTGGACAATGCGATGCGAAAAGCGCTGGAAGGCTACTACCCATGCATTGCAAAAATGCAGCTGGAAGATTACAAAGTGCGTGTCTTGGATGAAAACGGCGCGACTGCCGCAAAAGTACGTGTCCTAATCGAATCCTCGAGCAACGGCGAAAAGTGGAGCACAGTCGGCGTCTCCACCAACGTCATCGAGGCGAGCTGGGAAGCGCTGGCGGACAGTATCCGTTACTTGCTGTGGAAAGAAGGCTGCGAGGAAGTCGGAAGTCTTGCTTCCTCAGGGACGCGCGTAGGGATTGTGAATCATTAG
- a CDS encoding GNAT family N-acetyltransferase: MKLVGQQIYLRLYKISDASELANLHTRNRDFFQRVCPLLPEAFYTEEHQKIRIEQVLKKTDEGQVYAFGIFLKATDKLIGDISLTQIARGNVQSCTTGFSLDKEYNAKGYTTEALQLVVDFAFRELKLHRIEAGAMPDNIASIRVLEKVGFKKEGIAKENLKINGKWTDHQILAIINSLDV, encoded by the coding sequence ATGAAACTAGTAGGGCAACAAATATATCTTCGACTCTACAAGATTTCTGACGCCAGCGAGTTAGCTAACTTACATACTAGAAATCGCGATTTTTTTCAACGAGTTTGCCCATTACTCCCAGAAGCCTTTTATACAGAAGAACATCAAAAAATACGCATTGAACAGGTATTAAAAAAGACAGATGAAGGGCAAGTATATGCTTTCGGAATCTTTTTAAAAGCAACTGATAAACTTATCGGAGACATTTCATTAACTCAAATTGCTAGGGGAAACGTCCAAAGCTGCACTACGGGATTTTCATTAGATAAGGAGTATAATGCAAAGGGCTATACAACAGAAGCTCTTCAACTTGTTGTAGACTTTGCTTTTAGAGAATTAAAACTACATAGAATTGAAGCAGGGGCTATGCCTGACAATATAGCATCTATTCGTGTATTGGAAAAAGTAGGATTTAAAAAAGAAGGTATAGCTAAAGAAAATCTAAAGATTAATGGCAAATGGACAGATCATCAAATATTAGCTATCATCAACAGCTTGGATGTGTAA
- a CDS encoding helix-turn-helix transcriptional regulator, whose product MNQQTRLQALSAFLKAQRAKILPQSVGLAPGTRRRTPGLRREEVAQLAGVSSTWYTWLEQGRDIKVSPSVLDSVARALQLTVDERKYLYALALETGTGVGQGVQKDEPPQINPALKRILKELRSCPAIISDRRSHIVGWNEAAAHVFLDFDQIPYEERNLIRLVFTRKELRRLAVNWEHFVSGFLAIFRANYGQYVEDEWYEQFLSEMRQVHPDFHDLWEQSRVSSAPEVLLEFRHAKAGKMLFHLTSLQVSGSADLRCSIYTPDPNSATETKLRQLIDRPATSAQP is encoded by the coding sequence ATGAATCAGCAAACGCGTTTGCAGGCACTGTCTGCTTTTTTGAAAGCGCAGCGCGCTAAAATCCTGCCACAATCGGTCGGGCTGGCTCCTGGGACGCGCAGAAGAACCCCCGGACTACGAAGAGAAGAAGTTGCTCAGCTCGCGGGGGTTAGCTCCACCTGGTATACATGGCTGGAACAAGGCCGCGATATCAAGGTGTCGCCCTCCGTTCTGGATTCGGTAGCGAGAGCCTTGCAGCTTACCGTCGATGAGCGCAAATATTTGTATGCGCTGGCACTGGAGACAGGCACGGGAGTCGGGCAAGGCGTGCAAAAAGATGAACCGCCGCAGATCAATCCTGCCCTCAAGCGAATCTTGAAAGAACTGCGCTCGTGTCCCGCCATCATATCAGATCGGCGCAGTCATATTGTCGGTTGGAACGAGGCAGCCGCGCATGTCTTTCTCGATTTTGATCAAATCCCTTATGAAGAGCGGAATTTGATCCGCCTGGTGTTTACACGAAAGGAATTACGACGGCTGGCCGTCAACTGGGAGCATTTTGTCAGCGGCTTTCTCGCGATATTTCGCGCCAATTACGGTCAGTATGTAGAGGACGAGTGGTACGAGCAGTTTTTAAGCGAAATGCGGCAGGTTCATCCCGACTTTCACGACCTTTGGGAGCAGAGCCGCGTCAGCTCAGCCCCGGAGGTTCTACTGGAATTCCGTCATGCCAAGGCAGGGAAAATGCTCTTTCATCTGACTTCGCTGCAAGTTTCCGGGAGCGCGGATTTGCGATGCAGCATTTACACACCTGACCCGAATTCTGCCACGGAGACAAAGCTGCGGCAGCTGATTGATAGGCCGGCCACTTCTGCACAACCGTGA